The Diospyros lotus cultivar Yz01 chromosome 11, ASM1463336v1, whole genome shotgun sequence region TCGGCTGCCATAGTCGCGGCCATGGCAACAGTCGGGGAACCCAGCGTTCCCCGACTAGTCCGAGCAGGGGAATAATGGGTTCCCCGACTGGCCCGAGCCGGGGAACGATGGGTTCCCCGGCGGAAACTTGTGTTTCCCAGTCGGgggcctttttttattttttatttttattaaattttttattataataaaattaaattaaaaaataatacaaataaataaattttaaatatctgtattttaagtaattataatttaactaattttaaattttaaattattgtaattaagtgttgaatttttaatacttaaaaaaaattaaaattaggtcatttatcttattgaattacttagatacacatatataaaaattttatcatcatttaaaataattttttttaaaatatatgtatctttacctaattcaataagataaattaattaattttaatttttttaataaaaaatttaacctcTCTAAAATTCATCttaggtgttgaattttttatactaaaaattaaaattaattaatctatcttattgaattaggtaaagatacatatatttaaaaaaaattattttaaatgaaagtaggatttttagatatatgtatctttaagtaatttaatatgataaattaactaattttaaatttttttaagtattaaaaattcaataggatgatttaaaatttaaaattacctaaattataattacttaaaatgtagatatttaaaatttatttatttgtattatttttaaattttattttattatgataaaaaatttaataaaaataaaaaaaggcaaCCCATCATTCCCCTTCTCGGACCAGTCGGGGAACGCAGGGTTCCCCGACtgttgccatggccgcggccatggttttcgtgtgtgtggggggggggggagagagagagagagagaaagtgtgtgtgtgtgtgtaggggGGGAAGGGGggtcggctgccatggccgacccagcAACTAGGTCGGTCATGGTGGccgcatgtgtgtgtgtatatatatatatatatatatatgtgtgtgtgtgtgtgtgtctgtgtgtgagagagagagagagaaaaagagtgcgtgggggggggggagggggtcggctgccatggccgacccagcagcatgtgtgtgcgtgtatatatatgtatgtgtgtgtgtttgtgtaccCAGCaacatgtgtgtgtataaaattatatatgtatatgtttgtgtgtatggggtagagaaagagagaggcgagcaacatgtgtgtatataaaattatatatgtatgtgtttgtgtgtggggggtagagaaagagagagacgagGCGGAGACTGGCGGTCGGAGAAGAAAGTGACTGTGGGATGTGGGAGGGGTAAAATAgagattttaaaattagtgtGAAATTTGATGCACTGCGAGTTGTGAAGAGTAAAAACATGAGCTGccaataaaattttccttatatttACTCCAACGATCTTGTAATAATCACTATTTGCAACTTGAGGTGCTTCACTGATCATTGAGACATTTAGTTTTTAGGGCATTTTAAGAATTAAATGCACTTAAACACCAAAACATGAACTGTCGCCTAGCTAGTCACCACTAGAATGAATTCATTGCTTCAGAAATTCCATCacaaagaagaaataagaatagAGATGCCGTACAGGCTATGTTGCTTGTATCGTCAATATATCAGAGTACCTACTTCAAAGACAAGAGACCCCAcgaaagagagagagtcaaAAACCAACCCCACACTATCCTTGGATCTACAACATTGTCACTCACACGCCAAATTCACCaccagatatatatatatatatatatatgttctctTCCATTGGCAGCTCGGCCGACCACCAACATCTAATGTCAAGCATGAAATTGCGAGTTCAATTCTTCTCGTTCCTCTTGGTGTTCAACCTTCATTCTAAGAGGTTTATCTTTGCTTGGTGGATAGATAGCCCTCCATTAGCTCTGCTTTGTCTTCAAACTCCATGGAATAATCAACCAAAGACTAGAACACCCAACagctaaaagttaaaaaaaaaaaaaaaaaaaaagtaacgagaaaatattatttttatctattattttatCCTTTCTGTAAAAGACCATTAGGACAACTCAACAATCAATCAGAAGGATAATTTACATGGTTTAACCAGCAGCTTCAATTGATTTAGTCACATCTTGCCTTTTAAAGTCAATTCTTGCTGAACACATACGTCTAGTGCGGAATCAAGTCTAATGGGAACAACATCTAGGAAGCATATCTATGGAGACTCACAACTATACATCAATCTTTGCTAGATATTGTGCTCCAAACTTGAGAAAAGTTGTGGGCTCAGCAGCTTATGAGAGCATACAAGCAAGCAAGTGCAAGTGGGCGTTGCCTGTTTCTTCCCCCCAACTTCGCATGCACAGAACAGAGGTAAAAGTATGCAAAAAACAATGATAAAATAGAAGCTTTTTATACGAATCATATATTAGAAGAGAACATTCGATTCGACCAACTTTGCTTAACATGTCAATGAAAATGCAGCCCCTGCTGGCTGCTATCTTCGCACGAGCTTTTGCTGCAATTGCTGGTGGTGGTGCTGTTGTTGCTGCAGCCGTGAGGAGACGGCGCATCAGACGATGCTTTCGCGTTGCTCACAATGCCGAGACACAAGGCCTCGCCCAATGGTCCACCCGGCGGCGAACTCATCCAGGAAACAGGATTAGGCCACTGCGATCTGAAGCTAGAGCCATCTTCCCTTTCAGGGCCCATCAACGGGAGGGCATTCGTGGTTTCTTCATCCATCCCAATAGCACCTGAcatggaaagagagagagacgatAATGGCAGCTTCCTGCCGGAAGAAACAGAGCACTTATTTCCGATTTCATCCATCTCCTCTCCGGATCTCTCTCCCAATGACCAGGCGTCGATGAATCGCCTTGTCCTCTGCGATTCGTCACCATTTGTAGCTCCTTGTAGCATTTCTGGACCAATCAATGGGCAGAATTGGTCATTGGCCTGTTGATTGTTAAATCCCTGGCTGTCAACCATATCATTAATGTACGAGTTTGTGCTCAAAGGTTCTTGTTCTTCATATTGTGGTTGGAAAACGAAAACATCCTTGCTCTGGTCGTTGTTGTACATCTTCAGTCTCGATGAGGATAGCATTAGTTGCTGCCATTGCTGGTCTAGTATCGAACCGGGGATAGGATCCCCTTTGATCACCCACTCCGAGCACCTtcaatcataaattttttttttatccggTAAGCAAATTACACCACTTGGGAACTAGCAGGAAACAACTAAAGACTAGACTCGATTTTAAGGCCTCGGGCTCACCAGCACCGCATCCTACTACTAGATTACAACTTGGGTACTAATCAACCCATAGATTGACAATAAATAACCTAAAGAGTAAACGAAATCAGATATTGGGTCCTAAGATTCAGTgtgaaaaagtttaaaaactCGATAATTAACCCACCTGGACTGACCACAGGTTGCACCGGAAGCCATGGTTGGGAGGTGAAAGGCTGGATTTTGGAAGGCCTGGGCGGCGGAATTGGCGGGGAGACGAAGTGGATGCGTGGTCAAATTGGTACTGACGATTTTagaggaggcggcggcggcggcggtggcGGTGGGGTGGTGTTGCGATGATTCCACATGCTTTCTTGAACGAGATCTGCTTTTGTGGGCGTGTCGCTCGCAGTACTTCTGATGTGGGGCCACGTCTCTCGAGCACCGCCACTTCTTCCCGTCCGTCCGTTTACACCTCCACGGCTCTGGATCCGAGTTTCTTGAAAACCTTAAATCCACAACACCAGACACTGCAAAAACATTCAACCAACAGccccaaaatgaaaaaaaataaagaaagaaaaagaaacaacgAGAAGATCTCAAGAGTTAACAAGTGAAAAGGCAAATTAAGATTTGAGATTACTGTTGGATTGAGatgaaggagatggagatgggGATTTGGAAATGGGAACAAGAAGCTCAGGCGGCACAGGCATGGCGGACATCATGTACTTGTAGATCAAGGTCTGCCTCTCGAGCTCTTGCCACTGAGAGGCTGTGAAAGCAGCTCCTCTTGCACTGGCTCCAACTTGCATGCCTCCATCTCCTGCAACAGACCCAGAACCGTAAATAAGATTATTATACCACTTGGGACTCGGTTGAAAGAGCAACCGAAACTCACGAAACCTGAACTCGAACAAAATTTTACCAGAGGATTTTAAGGAAGAATCAGAGGGAAATGGGAGGAAACCGGTACTCCTTGGCACAGCTACAGAACCGGTAGAAACAGATCCCCCACCGACAACATCGTAAATCTTGCTCAAACGACCCACCTGGTTGCTCAGGCTGCAAAAACTGGTCCTGCCGCCGCCGACGCCGTCGCCGCCACCAAAACTCATACTAGTAGTCTCAGAGCAAGGATGAagataaggaggaggaggagggggggggAGACGATGGGGCATCACCATCATGCTTTTAGTAGGGAATGATTCGGTGCGTTGCGTCctcaaacccaacccaaccTCACACTGCAAAGATGCTGCTTTCTCCGTACCATCGTCTACCACCCTCTTCTTATTTCCAGTGATCCCCATCTTCACAAcatgaacaacaacaacaaccaccACAACAACAACCCCGAAGCCCGAATCaccaaaaacataaaataataataatgaaaccCAAACAAAACCCAAAAATACAGCAACCCCAAAAGTTGAAGCGAGAAAAGCAACCCTGTTTCaatgggtttttctttttcttctctctctctctaaaagtgTTTATACAAATACATCCATACACAAGCGTCCCTATCTCTATCacctctctctctgtctctctctctctctcgtttttcAATTTGGGGATTTTATTTAGGGTGCCGCCATTTTCAGCAAAAATGGGGTTGCGGTTTTGCTTCCTATGCTTCCAACATTCGCACCCCTTCTGGAATACAGACAAAGGCCCGTATTACTTGTTCCCCTAcgcctttctctctctctctctttatctccACGCCAAATGCTTAACAGTGGGAAATATCTAGAAATCAATGGTTCAGGATTGCCAGTTGACGGCCGATGATGCAAATGACAATAAAGAACTGGTTTAATGTGATTGCGAGAAGATAGAGTTGGGAGTACGGCAACCCAACAGGCAACAGCCTTGGGCATCTTATATTTGGCAATCGGGGCCTATTGTTCATTGGCTGTGACTAAATCAGGGCTCACAGGCAGTGCATCATACCATAACCCATGACCCTCTTTTCCAAGTCCCGCaaattttttgggttaaatttatatttgtattgCTTCAATTttacgttttataataaaaaataaattaaacataattgtCTTATTATCTTAACTGTCGCTTTAAAAGAAGTAGAAGTAAAGTgctaataaatgtattttatttttaaataatatatttattatattttaattttaatatttaaacaatttattttagttaataataaatgcattgtgttttaaattatttaatcaatcaataaaattatttagttgttgaaaataaatattatttgccAAAAACTAAGGTATATTTACTGATGCTTAATAGCATCATTCATAAATTAAtgttgtctttaattttttaccattataattattaaattttaattgttttaaaacGTAATCTctctattaatttttagttaaatattattaacaaaaattttcacgacatatattaatataaactcatgaattaaataaattatggaGTTTaggataattttataatttaattaatgtcaCATCAAAACTTCTATTAATAggatttatattaaatttaaaaaaatatttaatttttaacaaaaattgagttaatataatttattataaaattaaaaataatttcactattttttgatttattttattttacccaCAGCCTCCATATTACTTTGATTTTAAGCCCTCGTCAATTAGGCTGATGCGTTGTCCGACGTAGGCATGCAAGGAGTGGGAGTATGGGTTCCACCCCATGAGATCTACGCGCCATCTCAATTTGTCcatgtcaaataaattttatattgcCTGGATAATAGAAAATTTTTGCCCCACcaatatatgaataaaataaactagattgttatttcctaaaatttgtattttataacaaatttgttattatattttattttttgtcaccACAATCactttaactttaatttttttttaaatttaactactcttttgaaattttattaaattttggttttgaaaacgGATGTAACATactttaatataaaattcataaagtATAAAGATATATTTCAcctttaattaaaactaaaataatgaaaagttcaaAGCGTAAATTGCTCTTAGACCAATGAATAAGTAACGTTAGAAGTTTTGAGATAATggtattttattataatttagttttacatttaaattatttaattaattaaaattataaaataataacattattatcTAAACGACAGTAATAGACCCATTGTTCGCTACTATTGCACCCATCGTTGTAGCCTTCATCCGCTACAGTCTTCATCGACGTTCACTGTTGTAGTCTCCATTCGACACATTATTGAAGCTCCCGCCATCAACAATTCCGATTTGTAGCGGTCGTCGTTCGCTTCTGTCGACATAAGCAAACGACTGGAGTAATGGTGGTGAATAGTCTATTATTGTTTGTGAAATTAGAAGATATATGAGAGATAGGCGGAGATCAGGAGAAGATGGTGAATTGGGGAAAGGAGAGGTTGGACATGTcctaaattttgattaatagTTAATGTCACTATCAATTCACATGTGTTTTTTTGTTTACTACCGTTAACTCTAACTAATGGTTAGTTAATGAGTAACGaatgaaaaatgattttaaaagaTGAGTGAATAatgaataacattttaaaatttaattattaagtgataacaaaatgtaaaagttagtaattattaatataattaatccAGATATTTGacgtttaattaaaactaaaataatgaaaagttgaAAGCCAAAATTGCTCTTAATTAAACCAACGAGTAAGTAACGTAAAAGGCACGAAGTTTTGAGATAATggtattttattataatttagttttacatttaaattatttaattaattaacattaataaaataatgacaCTATTATCTAAACGGCTAACGACAAATACACATTATCTAAAGGGTGCGTATATCTATCCTTTAGCTTATGAGTTGACGACGGTTGCCGCTAAGAAACGGCTGCCGTTAGTGTATGTATGTCACGGCGTTTGCTGTTTTTGGGTATTGAGAGTCCTAATAAGAGGCCCACTGGGCTTCCGGTTGGACCAAGGGAAAGGCTATCAGCAAGTCCATGGAGCATTaggggtaattaattaattaattatattatgacaCCTACGTTATtctttaaactattttaaaatttttaataaataaatatatataaaatatttgataattaaaattaataagagaaattaaaataattatattattttatttctattagaacaTGGAGATTACGGGATCTATTGAGACTCTTTTGATTGCTACCCaatattacataattttataggTCAAACATAAGCTTCATGTTTCATGGGATTTAATTTGGACACTTAAATCATTTAttatgattaaataaaatttcttattgtGGCAATTTAAAAGTGTGCTTCACCCACTCTaacttattatttgagaaatatataATCGAGTATCTTCCTCACAAATATTGATATTTATGCGAACGtacttaataatttttaagaatgtcaatgatttgacaattttaaatGTACTCGTATCTTTCTTGAGTATTTTTAAGTTAAGTAATCACGTCTTAATATCATAAACATTAGTATTCATATAGAAAATCGTCAAGTACTTGGGGAGCTTTGacaattaaaaattgagattttactTTTCGAAGGTCAACCTTTTGAAGTATTTTTCTCAcgttgaatataattttttgttatgttgGGAGAAATGGTCTTTATTCGCTATTTTTAGGGATGGATCTACTGGTGGAGTTGCATCTAAAACTTAGGGCATGCCACTACtagattcaatttttcagtataaaaaaaaaattatactgaaaaaaaaatttatagtgaGTGTGCTTCACCCACTaacttattatttgagaaatatatattcaattgtcttcatcacaaatattaatatttgtgcaaatgtacttaataattttaaaaaatgtcaataATTTGACGATTTTAAACGTATTTGTGTCCTTCTCAAGTAGTTTTATATAAGTAATTAGGTGTtaacatcataaacattaatatTCATGTAGAGGACCTACAAGTACTTAGGGAATTTTGACAAATAAAGATTGGGACTTTGCTTTTCGAAGGTCAACCCTTTGAAGCCTTTCTCTGACGTTGTAtatagtttttgttttgttctgaGGAATGGTCTTTATTTGCTATTTCTAGGGACAGTTTTATTAGTGAGCTATCTTGAAATCTAGGGCAACCCACTAttagattcaattttttagggtaaacaaattttaataacaacctagtcaaaaaaaaaaaaaaaaatacaactcaCTCCAAAATCTGTGATGTCTATTTCTCCACTTTTGGCcataacttatttataaataaaaaattataaagtcaAGATCAAATCCACTCaaattctattattaatttcaaataagttCAAATAATACTTCCAACATTCAATTTAATCCCTGAGAGAAACCCAACAACAACAAAGTGAACCAAATTCAATCATTTCGTAGCAAAATAGATGACGACTTTCTTACTAATTATATGATACTCTATATCGAAAGAAAACTTGCTCTCATAATAGACATAAATTCCattgtaaatgaattttttattttaaaatattatcgaacaaaaatttagtgaaaatttattacattgattttttttattatataagaatttattaaattaattttttaaaatttcgaTCACCCCCGATATAAATTCTTGGATCTATCCCGgctattttaatctttttattttttattttaattattatgttctCCAAATATAGgctaacatatataaaattgtaaaataacaCACTCAAAAATTGATTGAGAGGGGGCACGTATTAAAGGCATGCTGTCACGTTGTTGGAGACGGTAAACCTGGGGACTAATCCACGTGTCATGGACTCTTTGGCTTCATATGAGGTTGTTGGGCGAggtttattttagttatatttttgGAAGCCTTAACGTTAGAATAGAACTTATACACGTAACTggaaacattaaaaaaaaaaacagatgtTGTCATTGGGGTTCGTTCATTGTCCTAAAATAGAAAGAAACTGCTTTCATTGCATTTACTTACAATCCAAGACAGACCATGAAGACGTCTTCTACTCTTCTTCTACGTTTCTGTCGCATGGATggctaattaatataaatacagcccaataataataataataataatcatcatAATAATATGCACAGTACCACTTACACGTGTGAGGATACCTGGTTTACACGTGGCAAGGTAGTTGCCAGTACCATCATGCTTTTCGGCCATCCATGTATATCCTCCCGCATTTGCTTTTGCTTGAATTAAATTCcgtatataaatattaattttttaataatatttttattgcaGTCTTATAATATGAGATTTAGGGTGTATTCATCTTACATTCTTCGTGATTTCAGAGTTGATGTATTCTTCCTCAAATTGTTGGTTATTTGAGTGTTCACTTAAGTGTCGATTGTGTGTCTTTGTTTGTGGGTATGTCCTTTTTGTTTTGTAGTCTTTGtgctttttttattattattattaatatatcttatttataaaaaaaaatatagtatgaGATTTGTTCCATTAGTTGATTCTGTAACACCTCGCTTTCTCAAGGATGTGTCATTATGTTGGgattcaatataaaaatatacattctCTTCATATGATACATTTCTTAACACCTCAAGTACtgtattttaaagaaaatcgtccaacatatcattacaaatgcaaaaaataaaatcaaaacttgatatggtatataaccaaattcactttattcataatatggAAATCGTGCCATAGTTTAAACATTACCAAATCCTCAAAGATAACAACGAATTACctcaacataatcaaataatacCTCAAATAACATCGAATCATAATAGTATTACATGATCAATTTTTCAAACATCATTCGCAATACATAACATTTTTACATTTAACAAGACTGATCCTCAATGGGACATAAGTTTCACAACATGACTAAAACAAATTCGAATCttcatgaagaagaaaaatactggAACAACTAGCCAAATCCATTTGACACGTCATCACATGTCGTCATATCTTAAACACTTTCCTACCTATATTGTAAGTCCCAactagaacatttgaatgttgCAGGGGCATAacctaattagaagatgaaccttctaataagggtttaattaaaaatagttacaTAAATGAATAATGCATAAACATGAACAAACAAATATCCTATTGTAATTTCCCTGGCTATCCAGCTCGACACTGAATCCTAAACAATCATCCCTGCATGCACACAAGGCAATATGACACTTCTATAGGTTATTCCGACAATACTCTGGGGGAATTACGGTTACACTATCATGACAATATCTCATCCCATTCACCAGTATCAATATGTCAATAATATCAAGTCATGTAAAAAATTACGACTATCAACGCAATAATACATGTACAGATATATCAAGATAcacataaattacatataactTAGCAACCTTTGTGaatatcatgctcaacataggcAAAACATAACACGTAtaaattttgagagaaaaacCACTCACATTAACTTAGCCTCTTAGGCTTCCTTGGTATGCGTGTCCTAATCTCAAAATGTGTGTCCAGATAATTTTCTAGATTTGACATGCTCTTCTAATCCCAAATTAATTCCTAtaatctttttgaaatttttcaaaaatttttcctagtttctccatttttcctcatatttttcctattttttctttcttttcttttttttttttttcttcttcttcttcctcatttcttcttcctgTAACGCACAAACAACCCCTGCGCGCGCCAGACCTCTGGCCACCGCTATCATTCTTGTGGACCTCCCTGACCTTGCTGGCCACCACTGACCGCTATTGCCCCTGCTTTGCAACTGTATCGCCCAGCTGTTGCCATGGTCGCCTTCAGCCATCAGAAATGGCCACACCGGCCAACCATTGGTCTCTCCTGACCACCGCGCAATTGCCCCTTATTGTTGCTGGCCTTCTGTAATGCTTCCATGGCTGCTACTTGCAGCCATGGCTGTTGCCCGCTTGCTGCAACCAATTCCAGCCACCATTTCAGCCACCAATTCGGCCATCTAGCCACCATCTCGATTGCCACCAGTGCACCACTACACCCTGCCTAGCCTTTATTGCCGTTGTTTGCTCTACCATGGCTCTTCCTTCATttcccatttcttcttcctcatttctctCAATCACTCCCTCTATTTGTGGGCAACC contains the following coding sequences:
- the LOC127812444 gene encoding growth-regulating factor 8-like → MGITGNKKRVVDDGTEKAASLQCEVGLGLRTQRTESFPTKSMMVMPHRLPPPPPPPYLHPCSETTSMSFGGGDGVGGGRTSFCSLSNQVGRLSKIYDVVGGGSVSTGSVAVPRSTGFLPFPSDSSLKSSGDGGMQVGASARGAAFTASQWQELERQTLIYKYMMSAMPVPPELLVPISKSPSPSPSSQSNMSGVVDLRFSRNSDPEPWRCKRTDGKKWRCSRDVAPHQKYCERHAHKSRSRSRKHVESSQHHPTATAAAAASSKIVSTNLTTHPLRLPANSAAQAFQNPAFHLPTMASGATCGQSRCSEWVIKGDPIPGSILDQQWQQLMLSSSRLKMYNNDQSKDVFVFQPQYEEQEPLSTNSYINDMVDSQGFNNQQANDQFCPLIGPEMLQGATNGDESQRTRRFIDAWSLGERSGEEMDEIGNKCSVSSGRKLPLSSLSLSMSGAIGMDEETTNALPLMGPEREDGSSFRSQWPNPVSWMSSPPGGPLGEALCLGIVSNAKASSDAPSPHGCSNNSTTTSNCSKSSCEDSSQQGLHFH